Within the Thermostichus lividus PCC 6715 genome, the region TTCGCCGCGATGTGGGGATGGTGTTCCAAAACTTTAATTTGTTCCCCCACATGACGGTGCTACAAAATATTATCGAAGCGCCGATACTGGTGCGCAAACTACCAAAGCGCCTGGCTACGGACATGGCCGAGCATTTGCTGGCAAAGGTGGGGCTAGCAGAGAAACGGCATGTGTACCCCAACCAACTTTCGGGCGGGCAAAAACAGCGGGTGGCGATCGCCCGGGCACTCGCCATGCAACCGCAAATTCTCCTCTTTGATGAACCCACCTCTGCCCTTGATCCGGAACTGGTGGGGGATGTCTTGGCGGTGATGCGGCAGTTGGCCGAGGAGGCGATGACGATGGTGGTTGTCACCCACGAGATGCAGTTTGCCCGCGAGGTCTCCTGTCGGGTGGTGTTTTTGGCAGAGGGGCAGATTATTGAAGAAGGGTCGCCCCACGAGCTATTCCGCCATCCGCAGCAGGAGCGTACCCGTCTCTTTTTAGAGCGTGTGCTCGTGAGGCACTAGCCCTTATAAGCCTTAATGCATTTTTCCACTAAGGGCTGCACGGCATCCACATCCTGCCAGCCAAGGATTTCGGTAATTTTCTTTTGCAGGTTTTTGTAGGTGCGGAAGAATTCAGCAATTTCCTCTAGGCGGTGCGGTGCCACATCTTTGAGGGATTTGACCTCGGCATAGCGGGGATCTGCAGCAGGCACGCAGAGAATCTTTTCGTCGCGATCGCCACTGTCAATCATTTCCAACATACCAATGGGACGTGCCGCGATCACACAGCCCGGAAAGGTTGGCTCATCCATCATTACCAAGCCATCGAGGGGATCCCCATCATCGGCGAGGGTATTGGGGACAAAGCCATAGTCGTAGGGATAGTTCACCGCTGAGTAAAGGACGCGATCGAGGGCAAAGGCATTCATGTCTTTGTCAAACTCGTATTTGTTGCGGCTGCCACCGGCAATTTCCACTAAAACATTGATCACTCCCGGCTTGGGCTGGGCAGGAATACGGCTGAGGTCTAAACTCATAGGAATGGATTAAGGGTGAAATTGACAACAACAAAATAACCAAAAATAATCAAAGGCATTCAATGCTGTAGCTGAATGCTTCTGCATTGTACCGTCTTAGGGGGCCAAACTCGAAAAGCGGATGTTAGCTTGAGCCATCCGCTGCAACGCTTCCCCTAGGCGATCGCAGTTGGCAATTAAGCTAATGCGCACGTAGCCCTCACCCCCCTCGCCAAAGGCATTGCCCGGAGTCACAACCACGCCAGTTTCCTGAAGGAGCTTCAGGGCAAAGTCCGTCGAGCCAAGCCCCGGAGGAGTCGGCACCCACAAGTACATCGTGGCTTTTGTGGGCGGAATCTGCCAGCCAAGTTCTGCCAAGCCGCGAATTAAAAAATCCCGTCGCTGGCGGTAGCGATCGCACACCGCGGTCAAATAACTATCCGGCAAGCTCAGGGCAACTTCGGCAGCCTTTTGCAGCACCGAAAAAACCCCATAGTCTAAATTTGTTTTCAGGGTGCGCAGCCCTTGGATAATATGGCGGTTGCCCACTACAAAGCCAACCCGCCAGCCCGCCATATTGTAGGTTTTCGAAAGGGTGTGAAACTCCACTCCAATCTCCTTGGCGCCGTCAATTTCTAGCAGGCTCGTGGGCTGATAGCCATCAAAAGCCAGCTCGGCATAGCACAGGTCATGAACCAAGAGAATGTGGTACTCCCGCGCAAAGGCTACGATCTCTTCAAAAAATGCGCGAGGAGCAGTAGCGGCGGTGGGGTTACTCGGGTAGTTAAAGTACAGCACCTTGGCTTGGCGAGCCACATCTGTGGGAATCTCGCTCACGTCAATAAGCCACTGTTTCTCAGCCTTAAGGATAAGAGGATAGATATTGGCACCGGCGATCGCCGGCCCGCGAAAATGAGCCGGATAGGCGGGGCTGGGAACCAGAACCACATCGCCTGGGTTCACGTAGGCCAAGGCGAGGTGAGTCAGTCCCTCCTTAGACCCCAACAGCGGCAGGGCTTCGCCATCGGCATCGAGGGAGACATTGTAGCGACGGTCATACCAGCGGGTAATCGCTTGCCGGAATACCGCTGTTCCCTCGAAGGGCGGGTAGCCATGATAGCTGGGTTCCTCAAAGGCAGCGATCGCCGCCTCAATCACTGGGCGGGGTGCCGCACCATCGGGGTTGCCCATCCCCAAATCAATGAGATCCAGACCTTGCTGGCGGGCTTGTAACTTTAGCTCGTCAAGACGCGCAAAGACGTAAGGGGGTAATGTTCCGAGGCGATCGGCGGGCGCAATCCAATCTAGACCCATTCAACGGGCACTCCCATCCATCACCTTAGAGGTATAGCCGACCAGCGTGGACACCATGGCTTCTAGCACTAATTCCGGGGTCACGGCAAAGGGCAGGTAATGAATATCCGACTCAGGCGCACAGGCCACGGTGGCCGCGTACTGGAGTTGTGCCAAACTTGCCTCCTGCAAGCCTAACTGCTCAAGATTTAGAGGTAAGCCCACCTGCTCATAGAACTGGCACAGTTGCTGCCGCGCACTGGTCGCTAGTTGACTCCCCTGCACCAATTCTTCCAATCGTAATTGCACTAAAATGCCGTAGGCCACTTTTTTCGCCGTGGAGGGTGCGCTTACTTTGGGGCAGGTGGGTGAGGCCATTATGGATGGCATGGGCAGCAACAGTACGACACTGGGCACCCCCTAGGCCACCGATCATCCCCGCTACTAAGGTGGTGGCATCCACAACATTCTCCCAAGCAGGGCTACCCACCTCGTTGAGAGCACTCACAGATTGCTGTAGTAACAAGTCCCGCAAAACTCGCGCCTGCTGAACTGCGGCGACGGTGAGGGTGGCCTGAGTGCTGCCGCTACTCACAGAGGCTTCGTACCACTTGGCAAGAGCATCGCCAATACCCGCTACTAGGGTGCGCTTGGGGGCACTCTGTACCAAGGCATAGTCTAGAAGCAGAAGATCGGGGCAGCGCTTTAGGGGAACATCGTAAGCAAAAGCGCCAGTCTCGGTGTAAATATTGGCTAAGGCCGTCCATGCTGCACAGGTTGCTGCTGAGGTAGGAATCGTAACCACCGGCACGCCTA harbors:
- a CDS encoding amino acid ABC transporter ATP-binding protein translates to MNGLGAAPEILIETRNLNKYFGDRHVLKNIDFRVAKQEVVALIGPSGSGKSTLLRCLNGLETYQSGSIVILGHRLPPVATPQQLKVIRRDVGMVFQNFNLFPHMTVLQNIIEAPILVRKLPKRLATDMAEHLLAKVGLAEKRHVYPNQLSGGQKQRVAIARALAMQPQILLFDEPTSALDPELVGDVLAVMRQLAEEAMTMVVVTHEMQFAREVSCRVVFLAEGQIIEEGSPHELFRHPQQERTRLFLERVLVRH
- a CDS encoding aspartate aminotransferase — translated: MGLDWIAPADRLGTLPPYVFARLDELKLQARQQGLDLIDLGMGNPDGAAPRPVIEAAIAAFEEPSYHGYPPFEGTAVFRQAITRWYDRRYNVSLDADGEALPLLGSKEGLTHLALAYVNPGDVVLVPSPAYPAHFRGPAIAGANIYPLILKAEKQWLIDVSEIPTDVARQAKVLYFNYPSNPTAATAPRAFFEEIVAFAREYHILLVHDLCYAELAFDGYQPTSLLEIDGAKEIGVEFHTLSKTYNMAGWRVGFVVGNRHIIQGLRTLKTNLDYGVFSVLQKAAEVALSLPDSYLTAVCDRYRQRRDFLIRGLAELGWQIPPTKATMYLWVPTPPGLGSTDFALKLLQETGVVVTPGNAFGEGGEGYVRISLIANCDRLGEALQRMAQANIRFSSLAP
- a CDS encoding inorganic diphosphatase; the protein is MSLDLSRIPAQPKPGVINVLVEIAGGSRNKYEFDKDMNAFALDRVLYSAVNYPYDYGFVPNTLADDGDPLDGLVMMDEPTFPGCVIAARPIGMLEMIDSGDRDEKILCVPAADPRYAEVKSLKDVAPHRLEEIAEFFRTYKNLQKKITEILGWQDVDAVQPLVEKCIKAYKG